A stretch of the Streptococcus suis genome encodes the following:
- a CDS encoding cystathionine beta-lyase, with amino-acid sequence MTDYLDLAIKYGGFTSLDKVYLAKKLADLTDQQKLDFITPPPSVINAYFAEIYQKQGAEEATGYYLTLSQQLCLVPKDPSFEEDKPFVRLNLSGKSFGFAYVSADGLAQVFSEGEEEITEDLLFEIAQVFPHYVVFVEDGKIFMETNAFDERQLKDEETDFLLTEVASSADFIKISGLNQEEVVEVADGYSGQRYFAWSGRSAIIYRLESK; translated from the coding sequence ATGACGGATTATCTTGATTTGGCAATCAAATACGGTGGCTTTACCAGTCTGGACAAGGTCTATCTGGCGAAGAAATTAGCTGATTTGACTGACCAACAAAAACTAGACTTTATCACACCACCGCCTTCGGTTATCAACGCTTATTTTGCGGAAATCTACCAGAAACAAGGAGCAGAAGAGGCGACGGGCTACTATCTGACACTTTCTCAGCAGCTCTGCCTTGTTCCAAAAGATCCCAGCTTTGAAGAAGACAAGCCCTTTGTCCGCCTGAATTTATCAGGTAAGTCTTTCGGATTTGCCTATGTGTCGGCAGACGGTCTGGCTCAAGTTTTTTCGGAAGGAGAAGAGGAGATCACTGAAGATCTGCTCTTTGAGATAGCTCAAGTTTTTCCCCACTATGTCGTTTTTGTAGAAGACGGCAAGATTTTCATGGAGACCAATGCCTTTGATGAACGTCAGTTGAAAGATGAGGAAACAGATTTTCTGCTAACTGAGGTGGCTAGCTCGGCTGACTTTATCAAAATTTCGGGTCTCAATCAGGAGGAAGTAGTAGAAGTAGCGGATGGTTATTCGGGTCAGCGCTATTTTGCCTGGTCGGGTCGCTCAGCTATAATATATCGATTAGAAAGTAAATAA
- a CDS encoding ribonuclease Z, whose amino-acid sequence MQIQFLGTGAGQPSKARNVSSLALKLSDEINQIWLFDCGEGTQNQILETTIRPRKVAKIFITHLHGDHIFGLPGFLSSRSFQSSEEQTDIDIYGPMGIRSFVLASLKASGSHLPYRIHFHEFDVDTVGQVLETDKFSVFAEKLDHTIPCVGYRVIQKDLEGTLDADALSAAGVPFGPLFGKIKNGQNVTLEDGTEIIASDYISPPRPGKVVTILGDTRKCHASVRLAINADVLVHESTYGKGDEQIARKHGHSTNMEAAQVAKDAGVKRLLLNHISPRFLSKDISQLRNDARTIFGQVHIVKDLEEIEL is encoded by the coding sequence ATGCAAATTCAATTCTTAGGTACAGGGGCTGGTCAGCCCTCCAAGGCCCGTAATGTGTCCAGTTTGGCCTTAAAACTTTCGGACGAAATCAATCAAATTTGGCTTTTTGATTGTGGCGAAGGAACTCAAAATCAGATTTTGGAAACTACTATTCGTCCTCGAAAAGTTGCTAAAATTTTCATAACACATTTACATGGTGATCACATTTTTGGTTTGCCAGGTTTTTTATCCAGCCGTTCGTTTCAATCGAGTGAGGAACAAACAGATATTGATATTTACGGTCCTATGGGTATTCGATCTTTTGTTTTGGCTAGTCTGAAAGCATCTGGTTCACACTTACCTTATCGCATTCATTTTCATGAGTTTGATGTTGATACAGTCGGTCAGGTTCTAGAAACAGACAAATTCTCGGTATTCGCCGAAAAGCTGGACCATACCATTCCTTGCGTCGGCTACCGTGTCATCCAAAAGGATTTGGAAGGGACCTTGGATGCGGATGCTCTGAGCGCGGCGGGTGTTCCATTTGGCCCCCTCTTTGGAAAAATAAAAAATGGTCAGAATGTGACACTTGAAGATGGAACTGAAATTATCGCTAGTGACTATATTTCCCCTCCAAGGCCTGGTAAGGTAGTGACGATTTTAGGGGATACGCGTAAGTGTCATGCCAGTGTGCGTCTAGCTATAAATGCTGATGTGCTGGTGCATGAGTCAACCTATGGTAAGGGTGATGAGCAGATTGCTCGTAAGCATGGGCATTCAACCAATATGGAAGCGGCTCAAGTAGCTAAGGATGCTGGTGTCAAGCGACTCTTACTCAATCATATCAGTCCGCGCTTTTTGTCCAAGGATATCAGCCAATTGCGCAATGATGCGAGAACTATATTCGGACAGGTCCATATCGTTAAAGATTTAGAGGAAATAGAACTATGA
- the miaA gene encoding tRNA (adenosine(37)-N6)-dimethylallyltransferase MiaA, with protein sequence MKTKVIVVIGPTAVGKTALGIDLAQRYNGEIISGDSQQVYRKLDIGTAKASPEEQAVAVHHLIDVRDVNEGYSAYEFVAEARFLIADITSRGKLPIIVGGTGLYIQSLLEGYHLGGQVDQEQVLAYRAELDCLSDEVLETMAEQAGLMFEGNSRRRLIRGLELKKFGKNLENTESEYEPLYICLTDDRQVLYDRINQRVDKMMVAGLLDEVSWLYQEHPEAQAAMGIGYKEFFPYLAGQISLEEAVDKVKQNSRRFAKRQLTWFRNRMQVPFYSVGEPDYKLQIFTAVEEFLND encoded by the coding sequence ATGAAAACTAAAGTTATTGTGGTCATTGGACCGACAGCGGTAGGAAAAACTGCCCTTGGCATAGACTTGGCCCAGCGCTACAATGGAGAAATTATCAGCGGTGATAGCCAGCAAGTCTATCGTAAACTAGATATCGGCACGGCAAAAGCTAGCCCTGAAGAGCAGGCTGTGGCGGTTCATCACTTGATTGATGTCCGAGATGTGAACGAGGGCTATTCGGCTTATGAATTTGTAGCAGAAGCTAGATTCCTAATTGCAGACATTACTAGTCGTGGCAAGTTGCCTATTATCGTTGGTGGGACAGGTCTTTACATCCAAAGTCTGCTTGAAGGCTACCATCTGGGCGGGCAGGTTGACCAGGAACAAGTTCTTGCTTATCGGGCGGAACTCGACTGCTTGTCTGACGAGGTTTTGGAAACAATGGCAGAGCAGGCAGGTTTGATGTTCGAGGGAAACAGCCGTCGGCGATTGATTCGTGGGTTAGAATTAAAAAAATTTGGCAAAAACTTAGAAAATACAGAGTCAGAATATGAGCCTCTTTACATCTGCCTGACGGATGACAGGCAGGTTCTTTACGACCGCATCAATCAGCGAGTGGATAAGATGATGGTGGCGGGCTTACTAGATGAAGTTAGCTGGCTCTACCAAGAACATCCAGAAGCCCAAGCTGCTATGGGAATTGGCTACAAGGAGTTTTTCCCATACTTAGCAGGTCAAATCAGCCTAGAAGAAGCAGTTGATAAGGTCAAGCAAAATAGTCGCCGCTTTGCCAAACGCCAATTGACCTGGTTCAGAAATCGGATGCAGGTTCCCTTTTATTCAGTAGGCGAACCAGATTACAAGTTGCAGATTTTCACCGCCGTGGAGGAATTTTTAAATGATTGA
- a CDS encoding DUF3042 family protein has product MAKGFGKGFLTGILSTVALAAGAVFTVHKTIIEPEEKKETFIEENRKKAARKRVAH; this is encoded by the coding sequence ATGGCTAAAGGTTTTGGCAAAGGTTTCTTGACAGGTATTCTTTCTACAGTCGCTCTTGCAGCAGGCGCAGTCTTCACCGTTCATAAAACAATCATTGAACCAGAAGAAAAGAAAGAAACTTTCATTGAGGAAAATCGTAAAAAAGCTGCACGTAAACGTGTAGCACACTAA
- the hflX gene encoding GTPase HflX: MIETQKEQERALLVGVELQQTENFDMSMEELASLAKTAGALVKGVYTQKREKYDSKTFVGSGKLDEIAQMVEADEIDTVIVNNRLTPRQNVNLEEILGVKVIDRMQLILDIFAMRARSHEGKLQVHLAQLKYMLPRLVGQGIMLSRQAGGIGSRGPGESQLELNRRSIRNQIHDIERQLKTVEKNRSTVRERRLQSGVFKIGLIGYTNAGKSTIMNAMTDKRQYEADELFATLDATTKQINLADKFNVTLTDTVGFIQNLPTELISAFKSTLEESMNVDLLLHVIDASDPNHSEQEQVVLDILKDLDMLDIPRLALYNKLDKTDDSFTPSQFPHVMLSAKDENAKGHIQMMVLAKIKTMFERFEVRVPLAESYKLHDLATLALIENRTYEEDVEVVSGYIASANKWKLEEFYDGLS; the protein is encoded by the coding sequence ATGATTGAAACGCAGAAAGAACAAGAACGTGCCCTCCTGGTTGGAGTGGAATTACAGCAGACAGAAAATTTTGACATGTCCATGGAGGAGTTGGCAAGTCTTGCTAAGACGGCTGGTGCTCTGGTCAAGGGAGTCTACACTCAAAAACGTGAAAAATACGACAGCAAGACCTTTGTTGGCTCAGGGAAATTGGATGAAATTGCCCAGATGGTTGAAGCTGACGAGATTGATACCGTCATTGTCAATAACCGGCTGACGCCCCGTCAGAATGTTAATTTGGAAGAGATTTTAGGTGTCAAGGTCATCGACCGGATGCAGTTGATTTTGGATATTTTTGCCATGCGGGCACGGAGTCACGAAGGGAAATTACAGGTCCACCTAGCCCAGCTCAAGTATATGTTGCCACGCTTGGTTGGACAAGGTATCATGCTCAGCCGTCAGGCAGGTGGTATCGGCTCTCGTGGACCAGGTGAAAGCCAGTTGGAGCTTAACCGTCGAAGCATTCGTAACCAGATTCATGACATTGAGCGGCAACTCAAAACGGTGGAGAAAAACCGATCGACTGTCCGCGAACGCCGTCTGCAATCAGGTGTTTTCAAGATTGGCTTGATTGGCTATACCAATGCTGGTAAGTCCACTATCATGAATGCTATGACGGATAAGCGACAGTATGAGGCAGATGAACTTTTTGCCACACTTGATGCCACGACCAAGCAGATTAACTTGGCAGACAAGTTCAACGTGACCTTGACCGATACGGTTGGTTTCATTCAGAACCTGCCGACTGAGTTGATTTCTGCCTTCAAATCAACCTTGGAGGAGTCCATGAACGTGGATCTCTTGCTCCATGTCATCGACGCTTCTGACCCCAATCACAGTGAGCAGGAGCAGGTGGTCTTGGATATTTTGAAAGACCTGGATATGCTGGACATTCCTCGCCTGGCTCTATATAACAAGCTGGACAAGACCGATGACAGCTTTACCCCTAGTCAGTTTCCGCATGTCATGCTGTCCGCTAAGGATGAAAATGCCAAAGGCCATATTCAGATGATGGTCTTGGCTAAGATTAAGACTATGTTTGAACGATTTGAGGTCAGAGTGCCACTTGCTGAATCTTATAAATTGCATGATTTAGCAACTCTTGCCCTGATAGAAAATCGGACCTACGAAGAGGATGTGGAAGTGGTATCAGGCTATATTGCTTCCGCTAATAAATGGAAGTTGGAAGAATTTTATGACGGATTATCTTGA
- a CDS encoding DUF3114 domain-containing protein, whose amino-acid sequence MAMWTELITIWILLIFSLIGILTFVAWNNRRNRLLHHIKQSEQVHAGLMELSGRGWSEKALATVFLKPILQLPQAEIPEYVQQFVTESALFASKSYYRLLRAESHSLDRERAVKIIAQSVRVVDFPEELHQSHLSYLVEKMDCDCPPHHPFWQYFARLVDRAFPGQQLSRTDLLNKQVHQLRYLISYQQASWVRKHFGQGNTDWQAMVAYLNHLPRWSYRLNESARLHNKRGFGNHKVEPLPVNIKVLIGFHSEFILSQQGHFALISDKTPHRNGVVNGASFNYASANNKRHTQLDIAPVGPHDPQFRKKVLRAKTASYLSPTRIRHYQRGKIPVGWETSYFNPDGDFSFAGNSRARLVSQLSRQLRADIHKLDS is encoded by the coding sequence GTGGCTATGTGGACAGAATTAATCACTATTTGGATACTGTTGATCTTCAGTCTGATAGGGATACTGACTTTTGTTGCATGGAATAATAGGCGAAATCGCTTGTTACATCATATAAAGCAATCGGAGCAAGTCCACGCTGGCTTGATGGAATTGAGCGGTAGAGGGTGGTCGGAAAAGGCTTTGGCAACTGTCTTTTTAAAGCCCATCCTTCAGTTACCCCAAGCAGAAATTCCTGAATATGTTCAACAGTTCGTAACAGAATCGGCTCTCTTTGCTTCCAAAAGCTACTATAGATTGCTGAGGGCTGAAAGTCACTCGTTGGATCGAGAGAGGGCAGTAAAGATTATAGCCCAAAGTGTGAGGGTGGTAGACTTTCCTGAGGAATTACACCAGAGCCATTTGTCATATTTGGTGGAAAAGATGGATTGTGATTGTCCTCCCCACCATCCCTTTTGGCAATACTTTGCTAGACTGGTAGACCGAGCTTTTCCAGGTCAACAGCTTTCGCGCACTGATTTATTAAACAAGCAAGTTCATCAATTGCGCTATCTAATTTCCTATCAGCAGGCTAGTTGGGTTCGAAAGCATTTTGGACAGGGAAATACAGATTGGCAGGCTATGGTGGCTTATTTGAATCATTTACCTCGCTGGTCGTATCGTCTCAATGAGTCTGCTCGTTTGCATAATAAACGGGGCTTTGGCAACCATAAGGTGGAACCATTACCAGTCAATATAAAGGTACTCATTGGTTTTCACAGTGAGTTTATCCTCAGTCAGCAGGGGCATTTCGCCTTGATTTCGGATAAGACTCCTCATCGAAATGGCGTAGTAAATGGGGCTTCATTTAACTATGCCAGTGCTAATAATAAGCGTCATACTCAGCTCGATATTGCACCAGTTGGTCCTCACGATCCACAGTTTCGGAAGAAAGTCCTGCGCGCAAAGACAGCCAGCTATTTATCTCCCACCCGTATTCGACATTATCAGCGAGGAAAGATACCTGTCGGCTGGGAAACATCTTATTTTAATCCAGATGGCGATTTTTCATTTGCTGGAAATAGCAGAGCGAGATTGGTGTCTCAGTTGAGTAGACAACTAAGGGCAGATATTCATAAGTTGGATTCCTAG
- a CDS encoding MFS transporter: MKKHFSFILLGIMMLGVVMRAPFTALPAVLTDIASGLGVEVSSLGILTSIPLIMFALCSSIAPRMAAKFGLERLMAIVLVIMVIGSGLRVFNLQTLFIGTMMIGASIAFINVLLPSLVAANFPHKIGLYTTIYITLMGISGTVASMVAVPIVSATSWKFFIYLITGVILLALLIWLPNVKNNHMFVTGNQSEKTSSLWKNKAAIAFLIFGGLQSVLFYTEVTWLPTISQSIGFSKAEAGLMSGIYNLAAIPMSSIITTLLSRQTKESRRNIMLLISLITLVGLALMVITPKNFFAWTIIHIVLSVSNASLFPYMMLSFTMKTSNSQATARLSGMVQTGGYLIAAFGPGLLGYSFPIFGSWLPLILSLATVTLVMMWMIVLVEKEDIII; this comes from the coding sequence ATGAAAAAACACTTTAGTTTTATTTTATTAGGGATTATGATGTTGGGTGTGGTGATGAGGGCACCCTTTACAGCCTTGCCAGCAGTCCTCACAGATATTGCCTCTGGGTTGGGTGTTGAAGTGAGTTCACTCGGCATTTTAACTTCGATTCCCTTGATCATGTTTGCACTATGCTCATCAATAGCGCCACGTATGGCAGCAAAATTTGGCTTGGAACGTCTAATGGCCATTGTACTTGTGATTATGGTTATTGGTTCTGGATTGAGGGTGTTCAACCTCCAAACACTTTTCATCGGTACGATGATGATCGGAGCTAGTATCGCATTTATTAATGTCTTGTTGCCAAGCTTAGTTGCTGCTAATTTCCCGCATAAGATTGGGCTTTATACAACCATCTACATTACTCTGATGGGGATTTCCGGAACAGTCGCGTCAATGGTTGCAGTACCAATTGTTTCAGCTACTTCTTGGAAATTTTTTATTTATTTAATCACTGGAGTCATCCTCTTAGCTTTACTTATCTGGTTACCAAATGTGAAGAACAATCATATGTTTGTGACTGGCAACCAATCAGAGAAAACAAGTTCTCTATGGAAAAATAAGGCTGCCATTGCCTTTCTTATTTTTGGTGGGTTGCAATCCGTCTTGTTCTACACAGAAGTCACTTGGTTACCAACCATTTCGCAATCTATTGGATTTTCAAAAGCAGAAGCAGGATTGATGTCTGGAATTTATAACTTGGCTGCCATACCAATGTCTTCAATCATTACAACTCTACTTTCGCGTCAGACGAAAGAATCTCGCAGGAACATCATGCTCCTCATCTCTTTGATTACATTAGTTGGCTTGGCCCTTATGGTAATCACTCCAAAAAACTTTTTTGCTTGGACAATTATACATATCGTACTCAGTGTTTCCAATGCATCACTCTTCCCATATATGATGCTCAGCTTTACTATGAAAACCAGTAACAGTCAGGCAACGGCTCGCTTATCAGGTATGGTACAAACAGGTGGCTACTTAATCGCAGCATTTGGTCCAGGTCTCTTAGGATATAGTTTTCCAATTTTTGGTAGTTGGTTACCCTTGATTCTGTCATTGGCTACTGTAACCTTGGTGATGATGTGGATGATTGTACTGGTTGAGAAAGAAGATATCATCATTTAG
- the cls gene encoding cardiolipin synthase: MEKIWKIIYSRTFIVLSLIALTIFVILWTVSSAATYFPAFLTVMQLFSLVVAVSIINRRMNASFKLTWIVFVVGIPVFGALFYFILQSNIETRRFRRTFQRQAEILRLYGKTSEKVMRGLAKEDREQLKLAHYMSEYVGYPLHTNTDAVYFPSGEAKFEALLEELKKAEKYIFMEYFIVDFGYMWDSILDILKEKAAQGVEVRFMYDGMNSLSTLPYNYYKTLRQFGIQTKVFCQIIPALSTIHNNRDHRKIAVIDGKVAFTGGVNIADEYINKKERLGYWKDAAIMIRGEAVSNFTLMFLQMWNHDEKKSNDDLKYLKEAHDAETETTDTEGYFLAYGESPFDGDEVAKRVYLDMIQSATDYIYIMTPYLVLDDEMIDNITYAAKRGVTVRILLPHIYDKQTAYLAARTDFRTYLQSGIEIYEFTPGFVHSKVVLVDDKKATVGTVNMDFRSFYLNFECGLYVYNHRQVLEDIHKDFMHSFEQSERITLLGFENNYPWYKRLAGALLNILSPLL, encoded by the coding sequence ATGGAAAAGATTTGGAAGATTATTTATAGTCGAACATTTATTGTTCTTAGTTTGATTGCCTTAACAATTTTTGTTATTTTGTGGACAGTTAGTTCAGCGGCAACTTATTTCCCAGCGTTTTTGACGGTTATGCAACTTTTTTCTCTAGTTGTAGCAGTTTCGATTATTAATCGGCGGATGAATGCTAGTTTTAAGTTAACCTGGATTGTATTTGTAGTTGGAATCCCAGTATTTGGAGCTCTGTTTTACTTTATTTTACAGTCAAACATTGAAACCAGACGGTTTCGCAGGACTTTTCAGCGTCAAGCTGAAATATTGAGATTGTATGGGAAGACTTCTGAAAAAGTAATGAGAGGTTTGGCTAAGGAAGACCGTGAGCAACTTAAGTTAGCTCATTATATGAGTGAATATGTGGGCTATCCTTTACACACCAACACAGACGCAGTCTATTTTCCATCTGGAGAAGCGAAATTTGAGGCGTTATTAGAAGAATTAAAAAAAGCTGAGAAATATATTTTTATGGAATACTTCATTGTCGATTTTGGCTATATGTGGGATTCTATTTTAGATATCTTAAAAGAAAAAGCTGCTCAGGGTGTAGAGGTTCGGTTTATGTATGATGGAATGAACTCGCTAAGCACTCTACCTTATAATTATTATAAAACCCTACGGCAGTTTGGTATCCAGACAAAGGTCTTCTGTCAAATAATCCCTGCTCTGTCAACTATTCATAATAATCGTGATCACAGAAAGATTGCAGTAATCGATGGAAAAGTTGCTTTTACAGGTGGTGTCAATATTGCTGATGAATATATCAATAAAAAGGAACGACTTGGCTACTGGAAAGATGCAGCGATTATGATACGAGGTGAGGCCGTATCAAACTTTACCTTGATGTTTTTGCAAATGTGGAATCATGATGAGAAAAAGTCAAATGATGATTTGAAATACTTGAAGGAAGCGCATGATGCTGAGACAGAGACTACAGATACAGAAGGCTATTTCTTAGCTTACGGTGAAAGTCCATTTGATGGAGATGAGGTTGCGAAACGGGTTTACTTGGATATGATCCAGTCAGCAACTGACTACATCTATATTATGACTCCCTATTTGGTTCTGGATGATGAAATGATCGATAATATCACTTATGCAGCGAAACGTGGGGTCACAGTTCGTATCCTTCTTCCTCATATTTACGATAAGCAGACGGCTTATCTGGCAGCACGAACAGATTTTAGAACCTATTTACAATCCGGTATTGAAATCTATGAATTTACTCCTGGGTTTGTTCATTCGAAAGTGGTTTTAGTCGACGATAAAAAGGCAACAGTTGGCACAGTAAACATGGATTTTCGATCTTTTTATCTCAATTTTGAATGTGGGCTTTATGTATATAACCATCGCCAAGTTTTAGAAGATATTCACAAAGATTTCATGCATTCTTTTGAACAATCTGAACGGATTACTTTACTTGGTTTTGAAAATAATTACCCGTGGTATAAGCGTTTGGCAGGAGCGTTGTTAAATATCTTGTCACCTTTACTATAA
- a CDS encoding SDR family oxidoreductase — MRTILITGASGGLVQEMIPLLKDDFLILLGRDVEKIEKLYAYHEKKAVFNVDIRDEAALIAFFEGLDSQFGQIDILVNNAGYAIYDDFENFSSQQVQAMFDINTFALMTMCRLVGKRMKARRSGQIINIVSMSGLIASSKSSVYSATKFAAMGFSNTIRLELAQYGVTVTTVNPGPIATGFFDQADPDGSYQESVKAFLLHPDYVAKRIVAAMGTKKRDINLPWSLAAAHKLYTLFPRISDYLASTVFNLK, encoded by the coding sequence ATGAGAACCATTTTAATAACTGGGGCATCTGGTGGTCTAGTACAGGAAATGATTCCTTTGCTGAAAGATGACTTCTTGATTTTGTTGGGGCGGGATGTAGAGAAGATAGAGAAGCTCTATGCCTATCATGAAAAAAAGGCAGTTTTTAATGTGGATATTCGAGACGAAGCCGCATTAATTGCATTTTTTGAAGGATTAGATAGCCAGTTTGGTCAAATCGATATTTTAGTCAATAATGCAGGCTATGCAATTTATGATGACTTTGAAAATTTTTCAAGTCAGCAGGTTCAAGCTATGTTTGACATCAATACTTTTGCTCTGATGACCATGTGCCGTTTAGTGGGTAAACGGATGAAGGCTAGACGGAGCGGGCAAATCATTAATATTGTTTCGATGTCAGGTCTAATCGCTTCAAGCAAGTCTTCAGTTTATTCTGCAACTAAGTTTGCGGCTATGGGTTTTTCAAATACCATTCGCTTGGAGTTGGCCCAGTATGGTGTGACAGTAACAACTGTTAACCCAGGACCTATTGCGACTGGCTTTTTCGACCAAGCAGATCCTGATGGAAGCTATCAAGAAAGTGTCAAAGCCTTTCTCTTGCATCCCGACTATGTAGCTAAGAGAATTGTGGCTGCCATGGGGACGAAGAAGCGTGATATCAATTTACCGTGGTCACTAGCTGCAGCTCATAAACTCTATACCCTTTTCCCAAGAATATCAGATTACTTGGCCAGTACAGTATTTAATTTAAAATAA
- the recJ gene encoding single-stranded-DNA-specific exonuclease RecJ gives MIKPNYDWQLLTGFSDEHFIKLAKKEGLDPVAAKLLYERGIHSQEELHSFIQPSLEDLHDPYLLHDMDKAVERIRRAIEDYEQILIYGDYDADGMTSASILKETLEEMGAEVQVYLPNRFTDGYGPNQSVYKYFIEQHGISLIVTVDNGVAGHEAIAYAQEMGVDVVVTDHHSMQETLPNAYAIVHPEHPEGNYPFKHLAGCGVAFKLACALLETVDADLLDLVAIGTIADMVSMTDENRVMVKYGLSLLKQTERAGLQELMKTAGIDMDSLDEETVGFQLAPRLNALGRLDDPNPAIELLTGFDDEEAHQIALMIDSKNVERKEVVQAIYDEAKTMLRRDRPLQVLAKEGWNPGVLGIVAGRLLEELHQPVVVLSIEDGKAKGSARSVEAVDIFKALKDHQDLFIAFGGHAGAAGMTLAVDKLEELARTLADYIIENKLDVSSKSSLVLDEELDLEELTLDTLKSFEKLAPYGMDNKKPVFYLKNFQVESVRTMGQNNAHLKVRITKGAAGFDVVAFGKGNLALEFSQAKGLELAVTLSVNQWNGNTSLQLMLVDARVNGVQLYNIRGKQHPIPADVPILDINHPVTSESAIVLATLPEDISSLRSYFQEKEFEAIYFKNEIAKPYYLEGYGSRDQFAKLYKTIYQFDEFDVRYKLKDLAGYLKIKDSLLVKMIQIFQELEFVTITDGVMRVNKEAQKREISESQIYQELKQTVMQQELMALGTVQEIYEWLCGQN, from the coding sequence GTGATCAAACCCAATTATGACTGGCAATTATTGACCGGTTTTTCTGATGAACACTTTATCAAATTAGCTAAAAAAGAAGGGCTGGATCCAGTAGCGGCCAAATTGTTGTATGAGCGGGGCATTCATTCGCAAGAAGAACTGCATTCCTTTATCCAACCAAGTTTAGAAGATCTCCACGACCCATACCTGCTTCACGATATGGACAAGGCGGTAGAGCGGATTCGCCGAGCAATCGAAGACTACGAACAGATTTTGATTTATGGAGATTATGATGCTGATGGCATGACCTCGGCATCGATTCTGAAAGAAACTCTGGAGGAAATGGGGGCAGAAGTCCAAGTTTATCTTCCCAATCGTTTCACAGATGGCTATGGGCCGAATCAGTCAGTTTACAAGTATTTTATCGAGCAGCATGGGATTTCTCTTATTGTGACGGTGGACAATGGCGTAGCGGGTCATGAAGCGATTGCCTATGCCCAGGAGATGGGTGTCGATGTTGTTGTGACAGACCACCATTCCATGCAGGAAACCCTTCCCAATGCCTATGCGATTGTACATCCAGAGCATCCAGAGGGAAATTATCCTTTCAAACATTTGGCGGGCTGCGGTGTAGCCTTCAAATTGGCCTGCGCTCTTCTTGAAACTGTTGATGCAGACTTGCTAGATTTGGTCGCAATTGGTACCATCGCTGATATGGTTAGCATGACCGATGAGAATCGTGTCATGGTCAAATATGGTCTCTCGCTTCTCAAACAGACCGAACGTGCAGGTCTTCAAGAATTGATGAAAACAGCTGGCATTGATATGGATAGCCTTGATGAAGAAACAGTTGGTTTCCAACTTGCTCCGAGGTTGAATGCCCTTGGTCGACTCGATGATCCAAATCCAGCCATCGAATTACTGACTGGTTTTGATGACGAAGAGGCCCATCAAATTGCTCTCATGATTGACAGTAAAAATGTAGAACGCAAAGAAGTCGTCCAAGCAATTTATGATGAAGCAAAAACCATGTTGCGAAGAGATAGACCTCTTCAAGTTCTGGCTAAAGAAGGTTGGAATCCAGGTGTTTTAGGGATTGTGGCAGGACGCCTACTAGAAGAATTGCACCAGCCTGTCGTCGTTTTGTCGATTGAAGATGGTAAGGCAAAAGGTTCGGCTCGTTCGGTTGAAGCGGTTGATATTTTCAAGGCCCTTAAAGATCATCAGGATCTTTTTATCGCCTTTGGTGGTCATGCTGGTGCAGCAGGTATGACCTTGGCAGTTGACAAACTTGAAGAGCTTGCTCGAACCTTGGCTGACTACATTATCGAAAATAAATTGGATGTATCTAGCAAGTCTTCGCTGGTTTTGGATGAAGAATTGGATTTAGAGGAATTAACCTTAGATACTCTAAAATCCTTTGAAAAACTGGCACCCTATGGTATGGACAATAAAAAGCCTGTCTTCTATCTCAAGAATTTTCAGGTGGAATCAGTAAGAACTATGGGACAAAACAATGCTCACCTGAAAGTACGGATTACAAAAGGGGCTGCTGGATTTGATGTGGTTGCGTTTGGTAAGGGCAATTTAGCCTTGGAATTCTCACAGGCCAAGGGGTTAGAATTAGCTGTTACCTTGTCTGTCAATCAATGGAATGGCAATACTAGTCTTCAGCTCATGTTGGTTGATGCTCGAGTCAATGGTGTTCAACTTTATAATATTCGTGGAAAGCAACATCCTATTCCTGCAGATGTTCCTATTTTGGACATTAATCATCCTGTGACTAGTGAATCTGCTATTGTCCTTGCGACTTTGCCAGAAGATATCAGCAGTCTGCGCAGCTATTTCCAAGAAAAAGAATTTGAGGCCATTTATTTTAAAAACGAAATTGCGAAACCATACTATTTAGAGGGGTATGGTAGTCGAGACCAATTCGCTAAATTGTACAAGACCATTTACCAATTCGATGAGTTTGATGTCCGCTACAAACTGAAAGATTTGGCTGGTTACTTAAAAATTAAGGACAGTCTCTTGGTCAAAATGATTCAGATTTTCCAAGAATTAGAATTTGTTACCATTACGGATGGAGTCATGCGGGTCAACAAAGAGGCGCAGAAACGGGAAATTTCAGAAAGTCAGATTTATCAAGAATTGAAACAAACTGTAATGCAACAAGAGTTGATGGCGCTTGGTACCGTTCAGGAAATTTATGAGTGGCTATGTGGACAGAATTAA